Proteins encoded in a region of the Paenibacillus sp. W2I17 genome:
- a CDS encoding nucleotide excision repair endonuclease has product MINITVPTPDVTITKQADPQLSHIYGFTDFHLITRELGGIFMFYNAAGELLFVGKARKLRPRIKKHFEDTVSPIKNHREEVTKIEVCLVEDPVDREIYETYIINTMRAKYNVDKVLYK; this is encoded by the coding sequence TTGATTAATATTACCGTGCCAACACCGGATGTAACCATCACAAAGCAGGCTGATCCACAGCTTAGCCACATTTATGGATTTACTGATTTTCACCTGATTACCCGGGAACTAGGCGGGATTTTCATGTTTTACAATGCCGCTGGAGAATTGTTATTTGTCGGGAAAGCACGAAAGTTAAGACCCCGCATCAAAAAGCATTTTGAAGACACGGTATCACCAATTAAGAATCACCGCGAAGAAGTAACGAAGATTGAAGTATGCCTGGTTGAAGATCCGGTAGATCGTGAAATTTACGAGACGTATATCATCAACACGATGCGTGCGAAATACAATGTAGATAAAGTCTTGTACAAATAA
- a CDS encoding 4'-phosphopantetheinyl transferase superfamily protein: MMITIRVLQVPEVLPEPNWNQLLSQVSAERRAQASRFVRQADAYRSVLGEILTRVTLSKLTGLRPAELSFTRNSYGKPSLCHYSDVPFNVSHSGDWIALISGSTDELGVDVEKIAPIDMQIAERFFSPKESQFLAAEPDDRRLETFYRLWTLKESYIKAVGMGLSIPLDSFAILPNDRGDWHCKQAGTYLFLSQRLDDGHMLAACSAGGKLPSQPEIITLEDLYTELV; this comes from the coding sequence ATGATGATAACTATTCGTGTACTCCAAGTTCCAGAAGTATTGCCCGAGCCGAACTGGAACCAATTGCTGTCGCAAGTTTCTGCGGAGCGACGTGCCCAGGCTTCGCGTTTTGTGCGTCAGGCTGACGCGTATCGCTCCGTGCTGGGCGAGATATTGACTCGTGTAACTTTGAGCAAGTTAACTGGACTGAGACCTGCTGAGCTTTCTTTTACCCGTAATTCCTACGGCAAACCTTCGCTCTGTCACTATTCGGATGTACCATTCAACGTCTCCCATTCTGGTGATTGGATTGCTCTAATCTCTGGAAGTACAGATGAACTGGGCGTGGATGTAGAAAAAATAGCTCCAATTGACATGCAGATTGCAGAGCGTTTCTTCTCTCCTAAGGAGAGCCAGTTCTTGGCCGCCGAGCCTGACGATCGGCGGCTGGAGACCTTCTACCGTCTATGGACGCTGAAGGAAAGTTATATTAAGGCAGTGGGTATGGGGTTGTCCATACCACTGGATTCCTTCGCCATCCTTCCCAATGATCGGGGAGATTGGCATTGCAAACAGGCCGGGACATATCTCTTTCTCAGTCAGCGACTGGATGATGGACATATGCTTGCGGCATGTTCGGCTGGGGGAAAGCTGCCGAGCCAGCCCGAGATCATCACCTTGGAGGATCTGTATACAGAGTTAGTATAG
- a CDS encoding Bax inhibitor-1/YccA family protein: protein MIGRSGNPTLKDSTFENRGYGEDRYQNYMTINGTVNKAFITLVILLGSAFATWMMFFNGQQVMPLAYGGLIVGFILALVISFKPVAAPYLVPVYAVAEGLFLGALSATYESLYNGITLQAALLTMAVFIALLVAYKTRLIKATENFKLGVVAATGGIMIMYLLSFVLSFFGVSIPYLHDNSLLGIGISVVIVIVAALNLVLDFDFIEGGAERGAPKYMEWYGAFGLMVTLVWLYIEIIRLLGKLRSRD, encoded by the coding sequence TTGATCGGTCGTAGCGGTAACCCTACACTTAAAGACAGCACGTTTGAAAACAGAGGATATGGAGAAGATCGGTATCAGAATTACATGACGATCAACGGCACGGTGAACAAAGCGTTTATTACGCTTGTGATTCTGCTGGGCAGTGCGTTTGCAACATGGATGATGTTCTTTAACGGACAACAAGTGATGCCGCTCGCTTATGGTGGATTAATCGTTGGTTTCATTCTGGCACTTGTGATTTCGTTCAAACCCGTAGCGGCACCTTATCTGGTACCGGTCTATGCCGTGGCAGAAGGCCTGTTCCTTGGAGCACTCTCTGCAACCTATGAGTCCCTGTATAACGGAATTACCTTGCAGGCGGCTCTGTTGACCATGGCTGTATTCATCGCTCTGCTGGTGGCATACAAAACCAGATTGATCAAAGCTACGGAGAACTTCAAGCTTGGGGTCGTGGCCGCAACCGGCGGTATCATGATCATGTATCTGCTGAGCTTTGTACTGAGTTTCTTCGGAGTTTCGATTCCTTATCTGCATGATAACAGCTTGCTCGGCATCGGTATTTCGGTCGTTATCGTCATTGTGGCTGCCCTCAATCTGGTCCTTGATTTCGACTTCATTGAGGGTGGTGCTGAACGTGGTGCGCCCAAGTACATGGAGTGGTACGGTGCATTTGGATTGATGGTTACACTGGTATGGCTGTACATTGAGATCATCCGTCTGCTTGGCAAATTGCGGAGCAGGGATTAG
- a CDS encoding arylamine N-acetyltransferase produces MELLNTAEIQAYLKRIGIDDIKEPTLEFLFELQRAHVQYLSWQTVDIFAGRPAGISLQDSIQLILQGRSGYCFHLNGAFSVLLRSLGYTVDWHRGGVQPHGEQPRVNSFHLGLSVLLPDADPTVERWIVDVGLGGMPFEPLSLRYGTYGSAPFTYQLMPSSVVAGGWRLEYEPNGPSEGVDYAPEVVHDLEEFIPKHEFYSRAAESPWHNVFLLRQRDEKRSHELRGCMLRTHDIEGIQKTEIRNYTEWRNVLTEIFHEPLVNYSELECQDMWERVQSAHTEWKRVQEA; encoded by the coding sequence ATTGAACTATTGAATACAGCTGAAATACAGGCCTATCTGAAACGGATCGGCATAGATGATATAAAAGAACCTACACTGGAATTCTTATTTGAACTCCAGCGAGCACATGTCCAATATTTATCCTGGCAAACGGTCGATATTTTTGCGGGTCGTCCTGCGGGAATCAGTCTTCAAGATTCAATTCAGCTTATATTACAGGGACGCAGCGGCTACTGCTTTCATCTAAATGGTGCATTTAGTGTTCTTCTCCGCTCGCTGGGTTATACGGTTGATTGGCATCGCGGTGGAGTACAGCCTCATGGGGAACAACCCCGTGTGAACTCATTCCATCTCGGTCTGTCTGTCCTTCTGCCGGATGCTGACCCGACAGTTGAGCGCTGGATTGTAGATGTAGGTCTGGGCGGAATGCCCTTTGAACCTCTGTCACTTCGTTATGGAACCTATGGTTCAGCTCCGTTCACGTACCAATTGATGCCATCATCTGTTGTGGCTGGGGGATGGAGGCTTGAGTACGAGCCAAATGGGCCAAGTGAAGGAGTCGACTATGCTCCCGAGGTAGTCCACGATCTGGAGGAGTTCATTCCCAAACATGAATTCTACAGTCGGGCTGCCGAATCACCTTGGCATAACGTATTTTTGCTTCGTCAGCGGGATGAGAAACGCAGTCATGAACTACGTGGATGTATGCTCCGAACACATGATATCGAAGGAATCCAGAAAACGGAGATCCGGAATTATACCGAGTGGCGTAACGTATTAACTGAAATATTTCATGAACCATTGGTGAATTACAGCGAACTGGAATGCCAAGATATGTGGGAGCGAGTGCAGTCTGCACATACAGAATGGAAACGAGTACAGGAAGCATGA
- a CDS encoding D-alanine--D-alanine ligase yields MKVGVIMGGTSSERDISLLTGQEMIANLNRDKYEVVPIELNTKRDLIDKSAGIDVALLALHGKYGEDGTVQGTLESLGIPYTGCGVLASSVCMDKDMSKQLMQHAGVLTGEWLRVNHTEELSSIAVQQLTYPVVVKPNSGGSSIGTQVVKEASALPAAVEAALAWDDTVMIEQYIEGEEITCAILDGKMLPVISIRSNAEFFDYSSKYDDHGADEQVVQLPVDLHHRVEAAALACYQVLKCSVYARVDMMIREGLPYVLEVNTLPGLTRNSLLPKSAAAAGISFAELLDTIIELSLKERPKEEVRL; encoded by the coding sequence ATGAAAGTTGGCGTGATTATGGGCGGTACATCTTCAGAGCGGGATATTTCCCTGCTCACCGGACAGGAGATGATTGCAAATCTGAATAGAGACAAATACGAGGTTGTGCCCATTGAGCTGAATACCAAGCGCGATCTAATCGACAAGTCAGCGGGGATCGATGTGGCACTGCTTGCCCTGCATGGCAAATACGGCGAAGACGGTACTGTCCAGGGCACATTGGAATCTCTGGGTATTCCCTACACAGGCTGTGGTGTGCTAGCAAGCAGTGTATGCATGGATAAAGACATGTCCAAACAACTCATGCAGCATGCAGGTGTACTTACCGGGGAATGGCTGCGGGTGAACCATACGGAGGAACTGTCCTCTATTGCTGTTCAACAATTAACGTACCCCGTGGTGGTCAAACCCAATTCAGGCGGTTCCAGCATCGGTACCCAAGTGGTGAAGGAAGCTTCCGCCCTGCCTGCTGCTGTAGAGGCTGCCCTCGCCTGGGATGATACGGTCATGATTGAACAGTATATTGAAGGTGAGGAAATCACCTGTGCCATTCTGGATGGAAAAATGCTACCGGTGATCTCCATTCGTTCGAACGCCGAGTTTTTCGATTATTCTTCCAAATATGATGACCACGGAGCCGATGAGCAGGTTGTGCAATTGCCTGTGGATCTTCACCATCGTGTGGAAGCCGCGGCACTTGCCTGCTATCAGGTGCTCAAATGCAGCGTCTACGCTCGCGTGGATATGATGATTCGCGAAGGCTTGCCTTATGTGCTTGAAGTAAACACGCTGCCGGGTCTTACCCGTAACAGTCTGCTGCCCAAAAGTGCAGCCGCTGCAGGCATTTCTTTTGCAGAGCTGCTGGATACCATTATTGAACTTTCATTGAAAGAAAGACCCAAGGAGGAGGTACGATTATGA